In Rothia mucilaginosa, one genomic interval encodes:
- a CDS encoding aldo/keto reductase yields the protein MSYNVPNVKFHDGRTIPQLGYGVWQIEDEVAEKIVSTALEIGYRHIDTAASYGNEAGVGRAIANSDVPREDIFLTTKLWNSDQGYESAFEAFEASLEKLGTDYVDLYLIHWAKPQQGLYLDSWRALIELQKQGKVRSIGVSNFPEEQLREIIEETGVVPVIHQVELHPYFSQEALRAVHAEYGIATQAWSPLGNGSDLLQNPVLAEIAERHGATPAQVVLAWHLAKGTVAIPKSATPSRIKENLASVNVKLTAEDIAAVDALSSPEGRIGADPANIDF from the coding sequence TACGGCGTATGGCAGATTGAGGACGAGGTCGCCGAGAAGATTGTGAGCACCGCCCTGGAGATCGGCTACCGCCACATCGACACCGCCGCTAGCTACGGCAACGAGGCGGGCGTGGGCCGCGCTATCGCTAACTCTGACGTGCCTCGCGAAGACATCTTCCTCACCACCAAGCTGTGGAACTCTGACCAGGGTTACGAGAGCGCTTTCGAGGCATTCGAGGCTTCCCTGGAGAAGCTGGGTACCGACTACGTTGACCTGTACCTGATTCACTGGGCTAAGCCGCAGCAGGGCCTGTACCTGGATTCTTGGCGTGCGCTGATTGAGCTGCAGAAGCAGGGTAAGGTCCGTTCGATTGGTGTTTCGAACTTCCCCGAGGAGCAGCTGCGCGAGATTATCGAGGAGACCGGCGTGGTTCCGGTCATCCACCAGGTTGAGCTACACCCCTACTTCTCGCAGGAGGCGCTGCGCGCCGTTCACGCCGAGTACGGCATCGCGACTCAGGCATGGAGCCCGCTGGGCAACGGTAGCGATCTGCTGCAGAACCCCGTGCTGGCTGAGATTGCGGAGCGCCACGGCGCAACCCCCGCGCAGGTCGTGCTGGCATGGCACCTGGCTAAGGGCACCGTGGCTATCCCGAAGTCCGCGACCCCCTCCCGCATTAAGGAGAACCTGGCGTCGGTGAACGTGAAGCTGACCGCCGAGGACATCGCGGCTGTGGATGCGCTTTCCAGCCCCGAGGGTCGTATTGGCGCTGACCCGGCGAACATCGACTTCTAA
- a CDS encoding helix-hairpin-helix domain-containing protein: MSEHPLPSSIRPRADRAADPAPSSAAGNEPSSPAHREKHETGGKTEQPAEHLINALAVETGIAPHRIRAAVALLDADNSVPFIARYRKEATGALTDTQLRTIQSRLGQLRALEERRNRVLEALTERADEGLIDPLTLLQLRSSLMNAATIADVNAIYAPYRSERVTRAQMARAAGLDSLVEDLLEVPLAEAHAIAAAYITDGTEDDEDESVEVAEADEALQIHSAEEALDGARAILIDRALTDPVLSEKLLKRLRESGVIESRVIAGQESTGAKFSDYFAFSDRIRSIPPHRVLALHRAKDAGVVRLKVDVAPAPVALSRLRGAARAEAEAAAENYENVRSAYEREVAAALRIPVQVLNTVDDEDRVLGWLAATVRTAWRSHLRPRLAERIRHQLLDAAAQHATEVFASNLRDILLAAPAGHKTTLGLDPGLRHGVKYAVVDGTGEPLRVGTVYPHAPRNQWAEALRELAAACREHGVELIAIGNGTASRETDKLASELIRTLREDGVEAPQKVTVSEAGASVYSASALAAAELPDYDVTVRGAVSIARRLQDPLAELVKIDPQSIGVGQYQHDVPPAALRRALNDTVEDCVNAVGVNLNSASVQLLAHVAGVGTVTAERIVAYRTEHGLFTNRQQLLNVPRLGAKTFRQAAGFIRIRGGEEPLDASAVHPEAYPLARRIIADAQARNGAHWVAGALGTSDGSDPLAGLNPADYVQDSHEQGSTEEGTAGVYTVEDIFAELRRPGLDPRGSFRTARFSESVSHFEDVRPGMVLEGTVSNVAAFGAFVDIGVHQDGLVHISQMSRGYVANPHDIVRSGDIVQVRVVEVDPARRRISLSLLVEDEN, from the coding sequence ATGAGCGAACACCCCCTCCCGAGTAGCATCCGCCCGCGCGCGGATCGAGCTGCAGACCCTGCGCCCAGTAGCGCCGCCGGCAACGAACCCAGCAGTCCCGCACACCGCGAAAAACACGAAACCGGCGGCAAGACTGAGCAACCCGCCGAGCACCTCATCAACGCGCTCGCCGTAGAAACCGGCATCGCGCCGCACCGCATCCGCGCAGCCGTGGCACTGCTCGACGCCGACAACTCCGTACCCTTCATCGCCCGCTACCGCAAAGAAGCAACGGGCGCGCTCACCGACACCCAGCTACGCACCATCCAGTCGCGCCTGGGTCAGCTCCGCGCCCTCGAAGAGCGCCGCAATCGCGTGCTCGAAGCGCTCACCGAACGCGCCGACGAAGGCCTCATCGACCCGCTCACCCTGCTGCAACTGCGTTCCTCGCTCATGAACGCCGCCACTATCGCAGACGTGAACGCCATCTACGCCCCGTACCGCAGCGAGCGCGTGACCCGCGCCCAGATGGCGCGTGCCGCCGGGCTTGATTCCCTCGTTGAAGACCTGCTGGAGGTGCCCCTCGCCGAGGCGCACGCCATCGCCGCCGCGTACATTACCGACGGCACCGAAGACGACGAGGACGAGAGCGTTGAGGTTGCAGAGGCGGATGAAGCCCTGCAGATTCACAGCGCCGAAGAGGCCCTCGACGGTGCCCGCGCAATCCTGATTGACCGTGCCCTCACCGACCCGGTGCTGAGCGAAAAGCTCCTCAAGCGCCTGCGTGAGAGTGGCGTGATTGAGTCCCGCGTGATTGCCGGTCAGGAAAGCACCGGCGCGAAGTTCTCCGACTATTTCGCCTTCTCGGACCGTATTCGTTCCATTCCGCCGCACCGCGTGCTGGCGCTGCACCGCGCCAAGGACGCCGGCGTGGTGCGCCTCAAGGTGGATGTGGCACCCGCCCCCGTGGCGCTCAGCCGCCTGCGTGGTGCCGCCCGTGCCGAAGCTGAGGCCGCCGCCGAAAATTACGAGAACGTCCGTTCTGCATACGAGCGTGAAGTCGCCGCCGCGCTACGCATCCCCGTGCAGGTGCTCAACACCGTCGATGACGAAGACCGCGTACTCGGCTGGCTCGCCGCCACCGTCCGCACCGCATGGCGCAGCCACCTGCGCCCGCGCCTCGCCGAACGCATCCGCCACCAGCTACTCGATGCCGCCGCGCAGCACGCCACCGAGGTGTTCGCCTCCAACCTGCGCGACATTCTGCTCGCCGCACCCGCCGGTCACAAAACCACCCTCGGCCTGGATCCGGGCCTGCGCCACGGCGTGAAATACGCCGTAGTTGACGGCACCGGTGAGCCGCTGCGCGTGGGCACCGTCTACCCGCACGCCCCGCGCAACCAGTGGGCAGAAGCACTGCGCGAGCTCGCCGCCGCCTGCCGCGAGCACGGCGTGGAACTCATCGCCATCGGCAACGGCACCGCAAGCCGCGAAACCGACAAGCTCGCCAGCGAACTGATTCGCACCCTGCGTGAGGACGGCGTAGAAGCACCTCAGAAGGTGACCGTCTCTGAGGCGGGCGCCTCCGTCTACTCCGCCTCCGCCCTCGCCGCCGCCGAGCTGCCCGACTACGACGTGACCGTACGCGGCGCCGTCTCCATCGCCCGCCGCCTGCAGGACCCGCTCGCCGAGCTCGTCAAAATCGACCCGCAGTCCATCGGTGTGGGCCAGTACCAGCACGACGTGCCGCCCGCCGCCCTGCGCCGCGCCCTCAATGACACCGTCGAAGACTGCGTGAACGCCGTGGGCGTGAACCTCAACAGCGCCTCCGTGCAGCTGCTCGCGCACGTGGCGGGTGTGGGTACCGTAACCGCCGAACGCATCGTCGCCTACCGCACCGAACACGGTCTCTTCACGAACCGTCAGCAGCTGCTGAACGTGCCGCGACTGGGTGCGAAAACCTTCCGCCAGGCGGCAGGATTCATTCGCATTCGCGGCGGTGAGGAGCCGCTGGATGCCTCCGCGGTGCACCCGGAAGCCTACCCGCTCGCGCGCCGCATTATTGCCGACGCGCAGGCACGCAACGGTGCCCACTGGGTTGCCGGCGCCCTGGGTACCTCGGATGGTAGCGACCCGCTCGCCGGGCTGAACCCCGCCGACTATGTGCAGGACAGCCACGAACAGGGCAGTACGGAAGAAGGCACCGCCGGCGTGTACACGGTCGAGGACATCTTCGCCGAGCTGCGCCGCCCCGGCCTGGACCCGCGCGGTAGCTTCCGCACCGCCCGATTCTCCGAGTCCGTCTCGCACTTCGAGGATGTGCGCCCCGGTATGGTGCTCGAGGGTACCGTCTCGAACGTGGCGGCATTCGGCGCGTTCGTGGATATTGGTGTGCATCAGGACGGCCTCGTGCACATCTCGCAGATGAGCCGCGGCTACGTGGCGAACCCGCACGATATTGTGCGCAGCGGCGACATCGTGCAGGTGCGCGTGGTGGAGGTCGACCCGGCACGCCGCCGCATCTCCCTCTCCCTGCTGGTAGAGGACGAGAACTAG
- a CDS encoding amino acid permease, with protein sequence MTEQNNVTLNPKAPEQGERLHRGLSNRHIQLIAIGGAIGTGLFMGSGRAISLAGPSVIFVYMLIGAVIFLVLRAMGEILLSNLRYKSFSDFTTDLVGPMGGFFLGWSYWFMWVVTAVADIIAIVGYLRLWWPDLQAWIPALAVIGVLLTLNLVSVKNFGEIEFWFSMIKIVAIVALIIVGGAMVAIGFTSPSGAQASVANLWNDGGMFPNHFIGFLGAFQIAVFAFMGSELVGTTAAETQDPEKTLPKAINAVPVRIMVFYVGALAVILMVTPWRLVSPDKSPFVAMFTLAGLGIAAHIINFVVITSATSSANSGIFSTSRMAFGLARERSAPQFLGKISKNGVPRNALFLSAVMLLSSIVLLYAGDSISSAFNLVTTVAAVLVIFAWAMIMVSYLMYRKKFPSRHKKSKFRLPGGRFSAWLSLAFFAFTIGVLAMDEETLRGLLAMPVWFAILGIGWFFKRRADARRHEAISTRTAQIAIVEASEIFSAR encoded by the coding sequence GTGACTGAGCAGAACAACGTCACCCTGAATCCTAAAGCTCCCGAGCAGGGAGAGCGACTGCACCGCGGTCTGAGCAACCGACATATCCAGCTCATCGCAATCGGTGGCGCCATCGGTACCGGTCTGTTCATGGGCTCCGGCCGCGCTATCTCCCTGGCGGGCCCCTCCGTGATTTTCGTGTACATGCTCATTGGCGCCGTCATCTTCCTGGTGCTGCGAGCTATGGGCGAGATCCTCCTCTCCAACCTGAGGTACAAGTCCTTCTCCGACTTCACCACCGACCTCGTCGGCCCCATGGGCGGATTCTTCCTCGGCTGGTCCTACTGGTTCATGTGGGTGGTCACCGCCGTCGCGGACATCATCGCAATTGTTGGCTACCTGCGTCTGTGGTGGCCCGACCTGCAGGCATGGATTCCGGCGCTCGCCGTCATCGGCGTTCTGCTGACCCTGAACCTGGTGTCCGTGAAGAACTTCGGCGAAATCGAATTCTGGTTCTCCATGATCAAGATTGTCGCCATCGTTGCCCTGATTATTGTTGGTGGCGCCATGGTCGCTATCGGCTTCACCTCACCCAGCGGCGCGCAGGCGTCCGTCGCAAACCTCTGGAACGACGGTGGCATGTTCCCGAACCACTTCATCGGCTTCCTCGGCGCGTTCCAGATTGCCGTCTTCGCGTTCATGGGCTCAGAGCTCGTCGGTACCACCGCCGCAGAAACCCAGGACCCCGAAAAGACCCTGCCCAAGGCAATTAACGCCGTGCCGGTACGTATTATGGTCTTCTACGTGGGCGCGCTCGCCGTCATCCTGATGGTTACCCCCTGGCGCCTCGTCAGCCCCGATAAGAGCCCCTTCGTCGCCATGTTCACTCTGGCGGGCCTGGGTATCGCCGCGCACATCATCAACTTCGTGGTGATTACCAGCGCAACCTCCTCGGCAAACTCCGGTATCTTCTCCACCTCGCGTATGGCATTCGGTCTGGCGCGCGAGCGCAGCGCACCGCAGTTCCTGGGCAAGATTTCTAAGAACGGTGTGCCGCGTAACGCGCTGTTCCTCTCCGCCGTGATGCTGCTGTCCTCGATTGTGCTGCTCTACGCGGGTGACTCAATCTCTAGCGCGTTCAACCTGGTCACCACCGTGGCTGCGGTACTCGTGATTTTCGCGTGGGCAATGATCATGGTCAGCTACCTGATGTACCGCAAGAAGTTCCCCTCGCGCCACAAGAAGTCGAAGTTCCGTCTGCCCGGCGGCCGTTTCTCCGCGTGGCTGTCCCTGGCGTTCTTCGCCTTCACCATCGGTGTGCTGGCCATGGATGAAGAAACCCTCAGGGGTCTGCTCGCGATGCCCGTCTGGTTCGCGATTCTGGGTATTGGTTGGTTCTTCAAGCGCCGTGCGGATGCACGCCGCCACGAAGCAATCTCGACCCGCACCGCGCAGATTGCGATTGTGGAGGCGTCCGAGATTTTCTCGGCACGCTAA